The proteins below are encoded in one region of Microbispora sp. NBC_01189:
- a CDS encoding DNA-binding protein, protein MTRRTRAADLGDLPAVIDVVTAGRLLGFGRTKAYLLAKNGEFPCRVLRIGHSYLVPTREVWALLGYHDDGTRRPDIEEG, encoded by the coding sequence ATGACACGGCGCACACGGGCGGCCGACCTGGGGGACCTCCCGGCGGTGATCGATGTGGTCACCGCCGGGCGGCTGCTGGGGTTCGGCCGGACCAAGGCCTACCTGCTGGCCAAGAACGGCGAGTTCCCCTGCCGGGTGCTGCGGATCGGGCACAGCTACCTGGTGCCGACGCGGGAGGTGTGGGCGTTGCTCGGCTACCACGACGACGGCACACGCCGTCCCGACATTGAGGAAGGGTGA
- a CDS encoding TRM11 family SAM-dependent methyltransferase, with the protein MPEPVGSVWVTGQQPSRTQRRGRYLPESMKHPGKMLPAIAAQVIATYTEPGELVVDPMCGIGTTLVEAIHQGRHAAGIEYEGQWATLAAENIAHARWNGAPGTAQVVIGDSRNASRLLPGLAGTAALILTSPPYGSYTHGHIRSTRDTGEPGIRKWNHHYSRDRANLAHQSLPVLLEGFAQILAAATALLRSGGVVAITVRPYRVRGELVDLPGQVLHVAEQAGLVFTDRIVCLLCGVDDGRVINRASFFQLHEARKAWERGVPIHALAHEDLLIFHKPFNDPAEAGRSDDRGRR; encoded by the coding sequence ATGCCTGAGCCGGTCGGATCGGTGTGGGTGACGGGGCAGCAGCCCTCGCGGACGCAGCGGCGGGGCCGCTACCTGCCCGAGTCGATGAAGCATCCGGGCAAGATGCTGCCCGCCATCGCCGCCCAGGTGATCGCCACCTACACCGAGCCGGGTGAGCTGGTGGTCGATCCGATGTGCGGGATCGGCACCACCTTGGTCGAGGCGATCCACCAGGGCCGGCACGCGGCCGGCATCGAGTACGAGGGGCAGTGGGCCACGCTCGCCGCCGAGAACATCGCCCATGCCCGATGGAACGGCGCACCCGGAACGGCCCAGGTCGTGATCGGCGACTCCCGGAACGCCTCCCGCCTCCTGCCCGGCCTGGCGGGAACGGCGGCGCTGATACTCACCTCCCCGCCGTACGGGTCCTACACGCACGGGCATATCCGCTCCACCCGTGACACCGGGGAGCCGGGGATCCGCAAGTGGAACCACCACTACTCCCGCGACCGAGCCAACCTGGCCCATCAGAGCCTGCCGGTCCTGCTGGAGGGCTTCGCCCAGATCCTGGCCGCCGCCACGGCCCTTCTCCGATCGGGTGGTGTGGTCGCGATCACGGTGCGGCCGTACCGGGTCCGGGGCGAACTGGTCGACCTGCCCGGACAGGTCCTCCACGTGGCTGAGCAGGCGGGGCTGGTCTTCACCGATCGGATCGTGTGCCTGCTGTGCGGGGTCGACGACGGCCGTGTGATCAACCGGGCGTCGTTCTTCCAGCTTCACGAGGCGCGCAAGGCATGGGAGCGCGGGGTGCCGATCCACGCGCTCGCCCACGAGGACCTGCTGATCTTTCACAAACCGTTCAACGACCCGGCCGAGGCCGGACGGTCTGACGATCGGGGGCGTCGGTGA
- a CDS encoding NAD-binding protein, producing the protein MITDLVPYPRSAPEWQVLHGPIHPADLQAEVTRFAASQGLTVAALDPHGLVLTFPDGRGGVTLRWRRSTPERPDTLSHVMPAEPSLEILLDPHPGGADVARRLAGQLAPRLRRFSQAELDQIVASMPLLSRYAVPSPALSGWAVIFRDHYVENTLGFLLALERAGVPARWIYALAKGDRTYNRDRVHATLLARGCASGVLDNTAVNAPDTHADELACALAEVDVFIDAARAEGRRVLVIDDGGLLAQGYGRADAPRRIDAALELTVSGLKRIVSAEVGVPVLNMARSELKTSLGYPEIADSCLRRLRALLPGIKVTGRPVVVIGYGALGSRLAQALRAQGCQIHVVDSDPLALIAAAETGHRTYRTAAEALRTSRPFLIVGTTGEDALGVDDLGLLPDGAFLAPFATRDFSILANPQYRPEEIPGIGRRYRLDSGSCVTLLGDGRSLNLFEADAIPNQGYDAYRAGTLIAAIALCEQADRLPPGVHTDLVDTIVREAGLYDAYYDTYLATTQASRPAAAHPLAGVSACVVGYGAAGRLHAEILAPEGAALTILDPKHQDLPKDYRSFPHGVTELPSAVASGIGLWSVCCPTSDHLPVLRSILSQAPDARVLLEKPACQGHEIDAFAALLSSHRNARVVVTDQYRHARVLDILNGLIFSFEPNSPIDYVGIVFTKDRTADIAQGRYVDRFYGVLGYEWLHMLAVLRRLLPAEGLAAYLATPPQQGELWATYDSRLFVSALTERASVAVADMHLRVELTSSITSPTVVLGSTPRTGLDRPGLWQRGLRPADDRHRHITVHAGRTQFTAHLDPVTATGGWQLERNHHRVTVERAGELLHDEVVQDSPLHTSIREAVATLIGPGPVPPPDLNPLRRIAMLAEFLRAQQRSPEGQIRMQPA; encoded by the coding sequence ATGATCACGGATCTCGTCCCGTACCCGCGATCCGCTCCCGAATGGCAGGTGCTGCACGGCCCGATCCACCCCGCCGACCTGCAGGCCGAAGTCACCCGCTTCGCCGCGTCCCAGGGCCTGACGGTCGCGGCCCTCGACCCGCACGGCCTGGTCCTCACCTTCCCGGACGGCCGTGGCGGAGTCACCCTACGCTGGCGCCGCTCGACCCCTGAACGGCCGGACACACTGAGCCACGTCATGCCGGCCGAGCCGTCCCTGGAGATCCTGCTTGATCCCCACCCGGGTGGAGCCGACGTCGCCCGGCGGCTCGCCGGGCAGCTGGCCCCAAGACTTCGTCGATTCAGCCAGGCAGAACTGGACCAGATTGTCGCCTCCATGCCCCTGCTTTCCCGCTACGCCGTGCCCTCTCCGGCACTGTCGGGGTGGGCGGTCATCTTTCGTGACCACTACGTCGAGAACACCCTCGGCTTCCTCCTGGCGCTGGAGCGGGCCGGGGTGCCCGCCAGGTGGATCTACGCGCTGGCCAAGGGCGACCGCACCTACAACCGCGACCGCGTCCACGCCACACTGCTCGCCCGCGGGTGCGCCAGCGGGGTGCTGGACAACACCGCTGTCAACGCACCCGACACCCACGCCGACGAGCTGGCTTGCGCCCTGGCCGAGGTGGACGTATTCATCGACGCCGCCCGTGCCGAAGGCCGACGCGTGCTGGTCATCGACGACGGTGGGCTCCTCGCCCAGGGGTACGGCCGCGCCGATGCGCCCCGGCGGATCGACGCCGCGCTGGAGTTGACCGTCTCCGGCCTCAAGAGGATTGTCTCCGCGGAGGTGGGTGTCCCGGTGCTCAACATGGCCCGGTCCGAGCTGAAGACCAGCCTCGGCTACCCGGAGATCGCCGACTCCTGCCTGCGCCGGCTGCGGGCACTTCTGCCCGGAATCAAGGTGACGGGACGGCCGGTGGTGGTGATCGGGTACGGGGCACTGGGGTCCCGCCTGGCTCAGGCGCTGCGGGCACAGGGCTGCCAGATCCACGTCGTCGACTCAGATCCGCTTGCGCTCATCGCCGCCGCCGAGACCGGCCACCGTACCTACCGGACCGCTGCCGAGGCACTACGTACGAGTCGGCCGTTCCTCATCGTCGGCACCACAGGCGAGGACGCCCTCGGCGTGGACGACTTGGGGCTGTTGCCGGATGGCGCCTTTCTCGCCCCGTTCGCCACCCGGGACTTCAGCATCCTCGCCAACCCGCAGTACCGGCCTGAAGAGATTCCGGGTATTGGCCGCCGGTACCGCCTGGACTCCGGCAGCTGCGTCACCCTTCTGGGGGACGGCCGATCCCTCAACCTCTTCGAGGCCGATGCCATCCCCAACCAGGGCTACGACGCATACCGGGCCGGGACTCTGATCGCCGCCATCGCGCTATGCGAGCAGGCCGACCGGTTGCCACCCGGAGTGCACACCGACCTCGTCGACACGATCGTCCGTGAGGCCGGGCTGTACGACGCCTACTACGACACCTACCTCGCCACGACCCAGGCTTCACGCCCGGCCGCGGCTCACCCGCTCGCTGGAGTCTCCGCCTGCGTGGTCGGGTACGGCGCCGCCGGGCGGCTGCACGCCGAGATTCTCGCTCCGGAGGGTGCCGCGCTGACGATCCTCGACCCCAAGCATCAAGACCTGCCGAAGGACTACCGGAGCTTTCCGCACGGCGTCACCGAACTGCCCAGCGCGGTCGCCTCCGGCATCGGTCTGTGGTCGGTCTGTTGCCCCACGTCCGACCATCTCCCGGTCTTGCGCTCCATACTCAGCCAGGCCCCCGACGCTCGCGTCCTGCTGGAGAAGCCCGCCTGCCAGGGCCACGAGATCGACGCTTTCGCCGCCTTGCTCTCCAGCCACCGCAACGCCAGGGTGGTGGTCACCGACCAGTACCGGCACGCCCGCGTTCTGGACATCCTGAACGGCCTCATCTTCAGTTTCGAGCCCAACTCCCCGATCGACTACGTTGGGATCGTCTTCACCAAGGACCGCACCGCCGACATCGCTCAAGGGCGGTACGTGGACCGCTTCTACGGCGTCCTCGGCTATGAGTGGCTGCACATGCTCGCGGTCCTGCGCCGCCTCCTCCCCGCTGAGGGCCTGGCCGCCTATCTCGCCACGCCCCCGCAGCAGGGGGAGCTGTGGGCTACCTACGACAGCCGCCTGTTCGTGTCCGCGCTCACTGAACGTGCCAGTGTCGCTGTCGCAGACATGCACCTGCGGGTGGAGCTGACGTCGAGCATCACCAGCCCTACCGTCGTGCTCGGCAGCACCCCGCGTACCGGGCTGGACCGGCCGGGCCTGTGGCAGCGCGGCCTACGCCCCGCCGACGACCGCCACCGGCACATCACCGTGCACGCCGGGCGGACGCAGTTCACCGCCCATCTGGACCCGGTGACGGCCACCGGCGGTTGGCAGTTGGAGCGTAACCACCATCGCGTGACGGTTGAGCGGGCCGGGGAGCTCCTTCACGACGAGGTGGTTCAGGATTCGCCCCTGCACACCTCGATTCGCGAGGCCGTCGCCACCCTGATCGGCCCCGGCCCGGTCCCGCCCCCGGACCTGAACCCGCTCCGGCGCATTGCGATGCTCGCCGAGTTCCTCCGCGCCCAGCAGAGGTCACCGGAGGGGCAGATTCGAATGCAGCCCGCCTGA
- a CDS encoding phosphotransferase, whose translation MTGTGRWVVISDYPTWPSPYFAELERHAPPRLRLEFASHLEDLDRRPAGVVNLHRLKRLYREPDGSRTLAAAETMLARLTALRRTGWRVVWTVHNLFPIDGGPPTEADRHAAYGVLRLADAVIAHTRADARHLDTLTRAPVIVAGWAGLTAGTSAVPPKVRALAARIAAAPVSMLMLGNLTAYKGLATAVRAFASHTRAAHLFVVGPAREDVAEFGGTDRVHFHLERIPPEHAHVLYRAADAALCPYRTDGPWEFFTRVLHPSSVGTAVAFGTPVIAPDLPAVAEMTGGHPRWLYPPDTGPGPALALAEVEATRVPRHVVDGARRWWAVLAAYEQLAQDLLAGGTVRSPQVAREAGTRQRRPRPISNKETRQVSGNATDRIASVLADRYGLAVQDLVQLPIGQGTINYRATCADREVFVKNYPSGTDLRKEAEAVQLSELAHRHGIPAATALRNRSGQVIDATTLAALSVWEWMPGQVVTELSTAQYEQAGHALGRIHALFAGLPASATPSPEAEKWRHVDLSGLVATIDTLLGVIARRAADGLTDAFDIEAERTLTERRAMLPGIIPKLLTELPRKMTTQVLHGDYSPVNLLFTGDTLSAVLDFRPPEPFLLAYDLGRMAFYPNTVTGDPHWQDAARTLITAYRTTNPAVPEADIRTCGRVALLQLLGSLYGVKQHYLKPGLFQDDLDEFWLTRHRTADTMLRYLPETDALLEDLTTRPPYGLDQQGEP comes from the coding sequence GTGACGGGGACCGGGCGCTGGGTCGTGATCAGCGACTATCCGACCTGGCCCAGTCCGTACTTCGCCGAGCTGGAACGGCACGCGCCCCCTCGGCTCCGCCTGGAGTTCGCCTCCCACCTGGAAGACCTCGACCGCCGGCCTGCGGGCGTCGTCAACCTGCACCGCCTCAAGCGCCTATACCGTGAGCCGGACGGATCCCGAACCCTTGCGGCGGCCGAGACGATGCTCGCGCGGCTCACCGCTCTCCGCCGAACCGGGTGGCGGGTGGTCTGGACGGTGCACAACCTGTTCCCCATTGACGGCGGCCCGCCAACTGAGGCGGATCGCCACGCGGCGTACGGCGTGCTCCGCTTGGCTGACGCCGTTATCGCCCACACCCGCGCCGACGCCCGCCACCTGGACACGCTGACCCGCGCGCCCGTCATCGTCGCGGGGTGGGCCGGGCTGACGGCGGGAACGTCTGCCGTTCCGCCAAAGGTCCGCGCGCTGGCCGCACGGATCGCAGCGGCTCCGGTCTCCATGCTGATGCTGGGTAACCTGACCGCCTACAAGGGCCTGGCCACCGCCGTCCGGGCGTTCGCCTCCCACACCCGGGCCGCGCACCTGTTCGTCGTCGGACCCGCCCGCGAAGACGTGGCCGAGTTCGGCGGCACGGACCGGGTCCATTTCCATCTGGAACGCATACCTCCAGAACATGCCCACGTGCTCTACCGGGCGGCGGATGCCGCGCTCTGCCCCTATCGGACAGACGGGCCGTGGGAGTTCTTCACACGGGTGCTGCATCCCAGCTCGGTCGGAACGGCGGTCGCCTTCGGCACCCCCGTGATCGCGCCCGACCTGCCTGCCGTCGCCGAGATGACCGGGGGCCATCCTCGATGGCTCTACCCACCGGACACTGGACCGGGACCCGCACTGGCACTGGCCGAAGTGGAAGCTACTCGAGTGCCACGCCACGTCGTGGACGGCGCGCGCCGCTGGTGGGCTGTCCTCGCCGCGTACGAGCAGCTGGCCCAGGACTTGCTCGCCGGTGGGACGGTCCGATCACCACAAGTGGCCCGAGAAGCCGGGACGCGCCAACGGCGACCACGACCCATATCCAACAAGGAGACCCGCCAGGTGTCCGGAAACGCCACCGACCGCATTGCCTCCGTCCTGGCCGACCGGTACGGCCTCGCCGTACAGGACTTGGTCCAGCTGCCCATCGGGCAAGGCACCATCAACTACCGCGCCACCTGTGCCGACCGGGAGGTGTTCGTCAAGAACTACCCGTCCGGCACCGACCTTCGCAAAGAGGCAGAGGCAGTGCAGCTCTCGGAGCTGGCCCACCGCCACGGCATCCCCGCAGCAACCGCACTACGAAACCGCAGCGGGCAGGTCATCGATGCCACCACGCTCGCCGCACTCTCGGTCTGGGAGTGGATGCCCGGCCAGGTCGTCACCGAGTTGAGCACCGCCCAGTACGAGCAGGCGGGGCATGCGCTCGGCCGCATCCACGCACTCTTCGCCGGCCTTCCCGCCAGCGCCACGCCCTCACCGGAGGCCGAGAAGTGGCGCCACGTCGACCTGAGCGGGCTCGTCGCGACCATCGACACGCTCCTGGGAGTCATCGCGCGACGGGCCGCCGACGGCCTCACCGACGCGTTCGACATCGAAGCAGAACGCACCCTCACCGAACGCCGCGCGATGCTCCCCGGGATCATCCCGAAGCTCCTCACCGAGCTGCCCCGGAAAATGACCACCCAGGTCCTGCACGGCGACTACAGCCCGGTGAACCTGCTGTTCACCGGCGACACCCTCTCGGCTGTCCTGGACTTCCGCCCACCGGAGCCGTTCCTGCTCGCCTACGACCTGGGCCGGATGGCCTTCTATCCCAACACCGTCACCGGCGACCCGCACTGGCAGGACGCCGCCCGGACCCTCATCACCGCCTACCGCACCACAAACCCTGCAGTGCCCGAGGCCGATATCCGCACCTGCGGCCGAGTAGCTCTGCTGCAACTGCTCGGCAGCCTCTACGGCGTCAAGCAGCACTACCTGAAGCCGGGCTTGTTCCAGGACGACCTTGATGAGTTCTGGCTCACCCGGCACCGCACCGCCGACACCATGCTGCGCTACCTGCCGGAGACGGACGCGCTGCTCGAGGACCTGACCACCCGCCCGCCGTATGGGCTCGATCAGCAAGGAGAACCATGA
- a CDS encoding HAD family hydrolase — MTDVHALALDFGGTLARPGPSPEGHMVANALRELAGAAIPQEFAETFDTVTRWLRQADQESNGQTPLAEQLCKAAEECGAALPDLDAAVEAVFTAVPDAEIDPDAARTLRNLHASGLVCVLACDTQRPEAVRRRTLGAAGILDCFDALVLSSTIGVRKPHPAFYAAVVEAAGHPASEIMFVGDTPAKDAVAPVAYGMRSVLIADDRPVGLEPSIGVLRHISELPAYLEALHAR; from the coding sequence ATGACAGACGTGCACGCACTGGCCCTCGACTTCGGGGGCACCTTGGCCCGCCCCGGCCCCAGCCCGGAAGGTCACATGGTCGCCAACGCACTCCGTGAGCTCGCAGGTGCCGCCATCCCGCAAGAGTTCGCCGAGACCTTCGACACCGTCACCCGGTGGCTGCGCCAAGCCGATCAGGAGAGCAACGGGCAGACCCCGCTCGCCGAACAGCTGTGCAAGGCCGCTGAGGAGTGCGGTGCCGCCCTGCCCGATCTGGACGCGGCCGTGGAAGCCGTCTTCACCGCAGTGCCGGACGCGGAGATCGACCCGGACGCTGCCCGAACGCTCCGGAACCTACACGCTTCCGGCCTGGTGTGCGTGCTGGCCTGCGACACCCAGCGCCCCGAAGCCGTGCGCCGCCGGACCCTCGGTGCGGCCGGCATCCTGGACTGCTTCGATGCTCTGGTGCTGTCGAGCACAATCGGCGTCCGCAAGCCTCACCCGGCGTTCTACGCGGCGGTGGTGGAGGCAGCCGGTCACCCGGCAAGCGAGATCATGTTCGTCGGGGACACCCCGGCCAAGGACGCCGTCGCACCGGTGGCGTACGGCATGCGGTCGGTGCTGATCGCCGACGACCGTCCCGTCGGCTTGGAGCCGTCGATCGGCGTCCTCCGGCACATCTCCGAGCTCCCCGCCTACCTGGAGGCTCTCCATGCTCGGTGA
- a CDS encoding YdcF family protein codes for MTDNQQAITEEQWQQAKLIWDYHQMHHALRPCDVAIGLGSHDLGVAAFSAELYHQGMFPRLVFTGGNSPTTLARFPRGEAVHFREHALSLGVPDEAILLEPNATNTGENITFSRKVLATAGLHPQSVLLISKPYMERRSFATARKLWPEIEIVCASEPLALDDYVKAIGDDKLVIDMLVGDLQRVIEYPKLGFAIPQEIPEVVHAAYEALIRAGFDSRLLA; via the coding sequence GTGACCGACAACCAGCAGGCCATCACCGAAGAGCAGTGGCAGCAGGCGAAGCTGATCTGGGACTACCACCAGATGCACCACGCGCTGCGGCCCTGTGATGTGGCGATCGGACTGGGCAGCCACGACCTCGGCGTCGCCGCGTTCTCCGCCGAGCTGTACCACCAGGGAATGTTTCCCCGTCTGGTCTTTACCGGGGGCAACAGCCCGACCACCCTTGCCCGGTTCCCCCGCGGAGAAGCCGTGCACTTCCGTGAGCACGCCCTGAGCCTCGGCGTCCCGGACGAAGCGATCCTGCTGGAGCCGAACGCCACCAACACCGGAGAGAACATCACCTTCTCGCGTAAGGTTCTGGCCACCGCCGGGCTTCATCCTCAGTCGGTGTTGCTGATCTCCAAGCCGTACATGGAGCGTCGTTCTTTCGCAACCGCCCGCAAGCTATGGCCCGAGATCGAGATCGTCTGCGCCTCTGAGCCATTGGCCCTCGACGACTACGTCAAGGCCATCGGCGACGACAAGCTCGTCATCGACATGCTCGTCGGCGATCTCCAGCGCGTCATCGAATACCCCAAGCTCGGCTTCGCCATCCCCCAAGAGATCCCGGAGGTCGTGCATGCTGCCTACGAGGCGCTCATCCGCGCCGGTTTTGACAGCAGACTCCTGGCCTGA
- a CDS encoding WbqC family protein: MLPTRRSSAPVLTADSWPESSPARRCAIHQPNLFPRLSTLAKLFAADTWVVLDDVQFARRDYQHRARLAALADPAQQRWLSISTHLPHGRGTLIREARIIEGRRCQRRIIHLLHQHYATSPHWPLLHRALTPVVDSISATDRTAVIAEASTRMLLDLLGWRGQIVRSSDLPAQSERSQRLADLTAATGATTYLCGTGGMSYLNPAPFSEHDITVAPFRIPASGLWQGGREISALRPLMLLGPDALGTALRTLACTSTFPPQAISSRPR, translated from the coding sequence ATGCTGCCTACGAGGCGCTCATCCGCGCCGGTTTTGACAGCAGACTCCTGGCCTGAATCATCGCCGGCCAGACGATGCGCAATCCACCAGCCGAACCTCTTCCCCCGGCTGAGCACCCTGGCCAAACTCTTCGCGGCGGACACCTGGGTCGTCTTGGACGACGTGCAGTTCGCCCGCCGTGACTACCAGCACCGCGCCCGCCTGGCTGCCCTGGCCGACCCCGCGCAACAGCGATGGCTGTCGATTTCCACGCACCTGCCCCACGGCCGGGGCACCCTCATCCGCGAGGCTCGCATCATCGAAGGCCGCCGCTGCCAACGCCGCATCATCCATCTGCTGCACCAGCACTACGCGACCAGCCCGCACTGGCCGCTGCTGCACCGGGCACTAACGCCTGTCGTGGACTCGATCTCCGCAACAGACCGCACTGCTGTCATCGCCGAGGCGTCTACGCGGATGCTGCTGGACCTGCTCGGCTGGCGAGGGCAGATCGTACGCAGTAGCGACCTGCCCGCCCAATCTGAGCGTTCTCAGCGACTTGCGGACCTCACTGCGGCGACCGGCGCGACAACCTACCTGTGCGGTACCGGCGGCATGAGCTACCTGAACCCCGCGCCCTTCAGCGAGCACGACATCACTGTGGCCCCCTTCCGTATCCCTGCCTCGGGCCTTTGGCAGGGCGGGCGCGAGATCAGCGCGCTAAGACCTTTGATGCTGCTCGGCCCGGATGCACTTGGTACCGCCCTGCGTACTCTCGCCTGCACGTCGACGTTCCCCCCGCAGGCCATCTCTTCTCGGCCGCGTTAG
- a CDS encoding IS4 family transposase, producing MARAGQQVKAGVAGVRLTDRIGIGVLTAAFPPDMVDVAVDEWDAREQRTRTLPARVMAYFAMAMIVYFDCGYSEVWNQLLGGLEWARTYRRRRETDMQPSTAALTKGRARLGWEPLAELLAMSMTPLTATPEQAPWAYWRGLRTLAIDGFTMNVQATPDNDAEFGRPGNDKSEGAFPQVRVVALAETGTRTLQGAEVGPLADGEQTLARKLWPKLGENDLVVADRLFLSHEDLAAITATGAHAIFRVKAGVDLPILEVLDDGTYRSRIADPDQARRLRRKKTDPAGIPGISVRIIEYSVSADPDDPRPATGDAPESELFCLATTLLDIEQYPLQEFPDRYAERWEAETVIGDVETRLRGGPEVVLRSKSPDMVRQEVYALLCVYQAIRHLITTAAERARLDPDRISFTRTAQAVRRQASDEAAFSPR from the coding sequence GTGGCGAGAGCGGGTCAGCAGGTCAAGGCGGGCGTGGCTGGGGTCCGGCTGACGGACCGGATTGGGATCGGGGTGCTGACCGCGGCGTTCCCGCCGGACATGGTGGATGTCGCGGTTGACGAGTGGGACGCCCGTGAGCAGCGGACTCGTACGCTGCCCGCGCGGGTGATGGCGTACTTCGCGATGGCCATGATCGTGTACTTCGACTGCGGTTACAGCGAGGTATGGAACCAACTGCTGGGTGGGCTGGAGTGGGCGCGGACGTACCGGCGACGCCGGGAGACAGACATGCAGCCCTCGACGGCGGCGCTCACGAAGGGCCGGGCGCGGCTGGGCTGGGAGCCGTTGGCCGAGTTGCTGGCGATGTCGATGACGCCGCTGACCGCCACACCCGAGCAGGCGCCGTGGGCGTACTGGCGCGGGCTGCGCACGCTGGCGATCGACGGGTTCACCATGAACGTGCAGGCCACGCCGGACAACGACGCCGAGTTCGGCCGTCCGGGCAACGACAAGAGCGAAGGCGCGTTCCCCCAGGTGCGTGTCGTGGCGCTCGCGGAGACCGGAACCCGGACCCTGCAAGGAGCCGAGGTCGGGCCGCTGGCCGACGGCGAGCAGACCCTGGCCCGTAAGCTGTGGCCGAAACTCGGCGAAAACGACCTGGTGGTGGCCGACCGGCTGTTCTTGTCGCACGAAGACCTGGCCGCCATCACCGCGACCGGCGCGCACGCGATCTTCCGCGTGAAAGCCGGCGTTGACCTGCCCATCCTTGAGGTCCTGGACGACGGCACCTACCGATCGCGGATCGCCGACCCCGACCAGGCGCGCCGCCTGCGCCGCAAGAAAACCGACCCGGCCGGCATCCCCGGCATCAGCGTCCGGATCATCGAATACAGCGTGTCCGCCGACCCCGACGACCCACGCCCGGCCACCGGCGACGCCCCGGAAAGCGAACTGTTCTGCCTGGCCACCACACTGCTCGACATCGAGCAGTACCCCCTGCAGGAGTTCCCCGACCGCTACGCCGAACGCTGGGAGGCCGAAACCGTGATCGGCGATGTGGAAACCCGGCTGCGCGGCGGACCAGAGGTGGTCCTGCGCTCCAAGAGCCCCGACATGGTCCGCCAAGAGGTCTACGCCCTGCTCTGCGTCTACCAGGCGATCCGGCACCTGATCACCACCGCCGCCGAACGGGCCCGTCTTGACCCAGATCGGATCTCCTTCACCCGCACCGCCCAAGCCGTCCGCCGCCAAGCCAGCGACGAGGCGGCGTTTTCCCCCCGCTGA
- a CDS encoding HAD hydrolase-like protein codes for MEVDMRADVPPSLLVLWDIDHTLIDVGTVARHAYAAAFRKATGRGLEQPWQFDGRTELAAATEALRAHGLDPGGGLLDAFTDLLISELRDRADDLAAEGRVLPGVADALTAVGAVPGVHQSVLTGNLYPLAVLKMAVFGLDGHVDFRLGAYGGDSFERADLPAHAFRRTERHLGRRHSGADTVIIGDTLRDIATGHAAGTRIVAVATGSTSVAELQAAGADVVFPDLADTGAVLHAVTAWRRST; via the coding sequence ATGGAGGTCGACATGCGGGCTGACGTTCCGCCGTCACTGCTGGTGCTCTGGGATATCGATCACACGCTGATCGACGTCGGCACCGTCGCACGCCATGCCTATGCCGCGGCGTTCCGCAAGGCGACGGGCCGCGGGCTGGAGCAGCCGTGGCAGTTCGACGGCCGCACCGAGTTGGCCGCCGCCACTGAGGCGTTGCGGGCCCACGGCCTGGATCCTGGCGGTGGACTGCTGGACGCCTTCACCGATCTGCTGATCAGTGAGCTGCGGGACCGAGCCGACGACCTGGCCGCTGAGGGGAGGGTGCTGCCGGGGGTGGCCGATGCGCTGACCGCCGTGGGGGCGGTCCCGGGAGTTCATCAGTCGGTCCTGACCGGAAACCTGTATCCGCTCGCGGTATTGAAAATGGCGGTGTTCGGCCTCGATGGCCACGTCGACTTCCGGCTCGGCGCGTACGGAGGCGACTCCTTCGAACGCGCCGACCTGCCCGCGCACGCCTTCAGACGGACCGAGCGGCATCTCGGCCGCCGCCACAGCGGCGCCGACACCGTCATCATCGGCGACACGCTCCGCGACATCGCCACCGGGCACGCGGCCGGCACCAGGATCGTGGCAGTCGCCACCGGATCTACCAGCGTCGCGGAACTGCAGGCGGCGGGCGCGGACGTCGTTTTTCCGGACCTCGCTGACACCGGAGCTGTCCTGCACGCGGTCACCGCATGGAGGCGGTCCACCTGA